A stretch of Podospora bellae-mahoneyi strain CBS 112042 chromosome 5, whole genome shotgun sequence DNA encodes these proteins:
- a CDS encoding hypothetical protein (BUSCO:EOG092606AD; EggNog:ENOG503NYAV; COG:S), which translates to MEGFGLEVRDVLEHTPDEVKPPSFPTPANQSATGFPAPKKRVSAFKKRRQNNNTSMLPTPPAQYGPERPPAPKPEVSEKQRIAEENDALLNSLPPDQIMEEQRDLFKNLDPKLIQMLLRRANLDDSGPAKFDPSPEPASSAKTTPVTTTTKPPKVTVEDVSENIPPPPSKKDPTKPKKTVTFDEDAAPPAPPANLIPVKKITTTDPNLVITPSNAPDEAHTFHTHYPQPPTVPDLDPEDPDFLEKMHSKFFPNLPADPSKLAWMAPIPTPGSAADKESPYYPGQDSLPISALRFDFRGLLIPPRLSRQIPVTKGLHHHGEAPEAAGYTIPELARYARSEVPAQRCIAYQTLGRMLYRLGRGDWGKGEGGRVGEEDDLAFGLWRCFKENRVVESIEEEVQGEEGRGHRSCYAYATEALWLFEKGGWRERWRGM; encoded by the coding sequence ATGGAGGGATTTGGACTAGAGGTACGAGACGTTCTCGAACACACACCCGACGAGGTCAAGCCCCCGAGCTTCCCGACTCCCGCCAACCAGTCCGCGACCGGATTCCCAGCGCCCAAGAAACGAGTTTCTGCCTTCAAGAAGCGGCgccagaacaacaacacgaGCATGCTCCCGACTCCTCCAGCCCAATATGGCCCAGAGcggccaccagcaccaaagcCAGAGGTGTCAGAAAAGCAGAGAATCGCCGAGGAAAATGACGCCCTTTTGAACTCGTTGCCGCCCGATCAGATCATGGAAGAACAGCGCGACCTTTTCAAGAACCTTGATCCAAAGCTCATCCAAATGCTCCTCCGGCGCGCAAACCTCGACGATTCCGGTCCCGCGAAATTCGATCCGTCCCCAGAACCCGCTTCGAGCGCGAAAACAACCCCCGTAACAACCAcgaccaaaccccccaaagtCACCGTGGAGGACGTCTCAGAGAacataccaccaccaccatccaagaAAGATCCCACAAAACCCAAGAAAACAGTCACCTTTGACGAAGACGCCgctcccccagctcccccagccaacctcatccccgtcaaaaagatcaccaccaccgacccaAACCTCGTCataaccccctccaacgcccCCGATGAAGCCCACACATTCCACACCCACTACCCCCAGCCCCCCACTGTCCCCGACCTCGACCCCGAAGACCCGGACTTTCTCGAGAAAATGCACTCCAAattcttccccaacctccccgccgaccCCTCCAAGCTCGCCTGGATGgcccccatcccaaccccgggctccgccgccgacaaAGAATCCCCTTACTACCCAGGCCAGGACTCACTCCCCATCTCTGCGCTGCGCTTTGACTTTCGCGGTTTACTCATCCCACCGAGATTATCCCGGCAAATCCCTGTAACGAAGGgtcttcaccaccatggtGAGGCGCCCGAGGCGGCGGGGTATACTATTCCCGAGTTGGCGAGATATGCGAGATCGGAGGTCCCAGCGCAGAGGTGTATTGCTTATCAGACACTGGGCAGGATGCTGTAcaggttgggaaggggtgattgggggaagggtgagggtgggagggtaggggaggaggacgatttggcgtttgggttgtggaggtgTTTCAAGGAGAAtcgggtggtggagagtattgaagaggaggtgcagggggaggaggggagggggcacAGGAGTTGTTATGCTTACGCGACGGAGGCGTTGTGGCTGTttgagaaggggggttggagagagaggtggagggggatgtga
- the HPC2 gene encoding HIR complex subunit (EggNog:ENOG503P14K; COG:S): MQQYHSSSPSLLSSPPSAISEPGSPTRIINAARANIEMDEIIVDPGSAARFGIMQQQVQQQQASEYPPGTQLTAAGVPRKKPGRKPGSTVKPKVAPDGTVEPPKQRRPRKPKDPNAPPVQRKRKAALTESNETNSEMDARAASGPPAAAAARQPKITELTSMRMSLDGGAGFVQTPPKRESMTSMQMQNLLNSDEPPPQPQPTAPARQMFDPIRGNYDPIRESMVSRDPYGTGGPLGSPRAPAQAPNRASASPSIASLVDPPTSIISPRQTQSFTTTTSQPRFQEPSSVPASPANPVLATPATMPKPTLAEARRPPPPPPAPASVSKPEPKMNSFTSMSSIPSGSSLAAVAAPPAPVQSKKIAAVVQQETKANKKARSSTSSSPKINGVKEKDSLPPLPASERSILDFGRAKPGEEVEPPSIALHIPLKQGENNKYVNFMRMAEERYGWDALHPRLAASRERKALIAAATAALEKEKNGSGRDTGDEMEEDLSEADNSNVEMGGMGNGNPASGPEAAPAKPARKKRNFKEDEYDKDDDFVDDSEMLWEEQAAASRDGFFVYSGPLIPEVEKPVVPEGPPRRGRGGRGRGSRGGARGGGESGRGRGGGPGSRGGTVRKPRITKLEKEQRDREKAEREALAQMTSKAGATTPGPAANTSPGGALNLLTLTPPAAGTSVTL, translated from the coding sequence ATGCAGCAGTATCATagctcatcaccctccctgTTGTCATCACCGCCTTCTGCCATTTCCGAGCCTGGATCGCCCACTCGGatcatcaacgccgccaGAGCCAACATCGAAATGGACGAGATCATTGTCGATCCCGGGTCAGCTGCCAGATTCGGCATTATGCAGCAACAGgtccagcaacagcaagcctCCGAGTACCCGCCCGGCACACAACTGACCGCCGCCGGCGTTCCTAGGAAAAAGCCGGGCCGGAAGCCTGGTAGCACAGTCAAGCCGAAGGTCGCACCTGATGGGACTGTCGAGCCACCCAAGCAGCGTCGGCCGAGGAAACCCAAGGACCCCAATGCCCCGCCTGTCCAGAGGAAACGCAAAGCCGCTCTTACCGAGAGCAATGAGACAAACTCGGAGATGGATGCGCGGGCTGCCTCTGgtcccccagcagcagcagcagctcgtcAGCCCAAGATCACAGAACTCACTTCGATGCGCATGTCGTTGGACGGTGGCGCCGGCTTCGTCCAGACACCGcccaagagagagagcaTGACCTCGATGCAAATGCAGAATCTCCTCAACAGCGACGAGCCACCTCCGCAGCCCCAGCCGACGGCGCCTGCCAGGCAGATGTTTGATCCCATCCGAGGCAACTACGACCCCATTAGGGAAAGCATGGTATCTCGCGACCCCTATGGCACCGGAGGTCCGCTTGGCTCCCCTCGCGCGCCTGCCCAGGCTCCCAACAGGGCCAGCGCATCGCCATCTATTGCCAGCCTAGTCGATCCTCCgacctccatcatctcaccCAGACAGACGCAATCGTTTACAACGACTACTTCGCAGCCGCGTTTCCAGGAGCCATCATCAGTCCCTGCTTCTCCGGCCAATCCCGTCCTGGCCACCCCTGCTACCATGCCCAAGCCCACATTGGCCGAAGCCAGACgtcccccgccgccacctccgGCGCCTGCCTCCGTTAGCAAGCCAGAACCCAAAATGAATTCATTTACCAGCATGTCGTCGATTCCGAGCGGCTCCTCGCTTGCCGCGGTTGCTGCCCCGCCCGCGCCTGTCCAGAGCAAGAAGATCGCGGCTGTTGTCCAGCAAGAAACAAAGGCCAACAAGAAGGCgcgcagcagcaccagcagctcgccaAAAATCAACGGagtcaaggagaaggattCGCTGCCGCCCCTTCCAGCCAGCGAGCGCTCCATCTTGGATTTCGGGAGGGCCAAGCccggcgaggaggtcgagcCGCCCAGCATCGCGCTTCACATCCCGCTCAAGCAAGGTGAGAACAACAAGTATGTCAACTTCATGCGCATGGCCGAGGAACGCTACGGATGGGACGCTTTGCACCCCAGATTGGCTGCCTCGCGGGAGCGCAAGGCTCTCATCGCAGCTGCCACGGCCGctttggagaaggagaagaatgGCAGCGGCCGTGACACTGGGGACGAAATGGAGGAAGACCTGAGCGAGGCCGACAACAGCAATGTGGAAATGGGCGGCATGGGCAACGGAAATCCGGCCAGCGGCCCCGAAGCTGCTCCTGCCAAgccggcgaggaagaagcggaATTTCAAGGAGGACGAATACGACAAGGATGATGACTTTGTGGATGACTCTGAGATGCTCTGGGAAGAGCAGGCAGCTGCGAGCAGGGATGGATTCTTCGTCTACAGCGGACCTCTGATCCCCGAGGTGGAGAAGCCTGTTGTGCCCGAGGGACCCCCGAGACGCGGTCGTGGTGGACGTGGAAGAGGATCCAGGGGTGGTGCTCGTGGCGGTGGCGAGAGCGGACGGGGCCGGGGTGGCGGGCCCGGTTCGAGAGGCGGCACCGTGAGGAAGCCAAGAATCacgaagctggagaaggaacAGCGGGATagggagaaggcggagagggaggcgctGGCGCAGATGACGAGCAAAGCCGGTGCGACAACACCGGGTCCAGCTGCGAACACGTCTCCCGGTGGTGCACTTAATCTGTTGACACTTACGCCTCCGGCGGCTGGAACAAGTGTTACTTTGTAA
- a CDS encoding hypothetical protein (EggNog:ENOG503P4NB), translating into MAAQPSFNSNNPFRRRPVAATDVPDLQSTTPPPPPPPAIQGDDNTSSLTIGGGGGDQFWETLQGVPRPAQPPPTTSFLKQKVVKKVRVQSPPPSSSEESDGFGERFPPIGEPDEESDSGSESSEEEGEEGEEGRRGGGGGGGGGGRSFWGGWGSNKSSVEELAVQRGDRWREGGVPRISFQMGQPGLEERGETEVGAGGSRGGLDVDAFRRLLLTGQTGGSTPARSSADLGRAEERAGTEITIQLQDPPRLSREIPGQTVGDEQQRLLPNPPAATLQPAPTILRKKPPPPSSRHGKLIRPDPTRQESSSSLGGKTSSSSSLASPKPVTSPSRQRPPTPSDVNKPLPSQPSVSEDGNIFDHEAAGKIPEPAMPDPGLHIIHALRSPSPTSSLPTPPPSEPRPFSPEEELFSSTRRSSMESTRSRSSSLRANIHAPAPPPPRRPSQRVVASPSGEAVSPPPTLSGSSTPNNNSVVTTTLAGSVVEAIASPPPVVGTAKEKLTPPPPPPARGASVRAKKPVGAAGEGVVRRSSGNSKPAPPVPKHRGGGGGGGGSVRNSAMAMATAATPDTTDEVVVSSPGGGGGDGVDILADLTRLQREVDELRAGLANGGSK; encoded by the exons ATGGCCGCCCAGCCATCGTTCAATTCCAATAACCCGTTTCGTCGCAGGCCCGTTGCCGCTACCGACGTCCCAGATCTGCAGTCGAcgacccctcctccgccaccaccgccggcgaTACAGGGTGATGATAATACCTCGAGTTTGACGattgggggcggcggcggtgatcaATTCTGGGAAACATTGCAGGGTGTACCGAGACCGGCtcagccgccgccgacgacgagtTTTCTGAAGCAAaaggttgtcaagaaggtgagggtgcAGAGCCCGCCGCCGAGTAGTTcggaggagagtgatgggtttggggagaggtTCCCGCCGATTGGGGAGCCGGATGAGGAGAGTGATAGTGGTAGTGAGAgtagtgaggaggagggggaggagggggaggaggggaggagggggggaggaggaggaggtggtggtggaggtagATCcttttggggtgggtgggggtcGAATAAGAGCTCGGTTGAGGAGTTGGCGGTGCAAAGGGGGGATAGGTggcgggagggaggggtgccGAGGATATCTTTTCAGATGGGACAACcagggttggaggagaggggggaaacTGAGGTGGGGGCAGGAGGGTCGAGGGGAGGGCTGGATGTGGATGCGTTcaggaggctgttgttgactggACAGACCGGGGGATCAACACCGGCACGGTCGAGTGCTGATCTCGGGAGGGCGGAGGAAAGAGCTGGGACGGAGATAACGATACAGTTGCAGGACCCGCCACGTCTATCACGGGAAATACCAGGCCAGACGGTTGGAGATGAGCAGCAGAGGTtactccccaaccctcccgccgccaccctccAACCTGCACCGACCATCCTGAGAAagaaaccccctcccccgagcTCCCGCCATGGAAAACTCATCCGACCAGACCCGACCCGCCAGGAGAGCAGCAGCTCCCTAGGCGGCAAAacctcgtcttcatcatcactagCAAGCCCTAAACCTGTCACGTCACCATCTCGACAGCGgcccccaaccccgtcaGACGTTAACAAacccctcccttcccaaccctcgGTGTCAGAAGATGGCAATATCTTCGACCACGAAGCAGCAGGGAAGATTCCCGAGCCTGCCATGCCCGACCCAGGTCTTCACATCATCCACGCTTtacgctccccctccccaacctctaGTCTgccgacaccaccacc GTCCGAGCCTAGGCCTTTTTCACCAGAGGAGGAACTGTTTAGCAGTACTCGTCGATCATCAATGGAATCGACCCGTTCCCGGTCTTCTTCCTTACGAGCCAACATCCACGCGCCggcaccgccgcccccgagGAGACCATCGCAGAGGGTGGTGGCGTCACCCAGTGGTGAGGCTGTatctccgccgccgacacTGTCTGGGAGTAGTACGCCGAATAATAACAGTGTGGTCACAACGACGCTGGCGGGATCGGTGGTGGAAGCTATTGCCAGCCCTCCACCGGTGGTAGGGACGGCAAAGGAAAAGTTgacgccaccgccgccgcctccggcTAGGGGGGCGAGTGTGAGGGCTAAGAAACCTGTCGGGGcagcgggggagggggtggtgaggaggagtagTGGGAATAGCAAgccggcgccgccggtgCCGAAGCataggggtggtggtggtggtggtggtggtagtgttAGGAATAGTGCTATGGCGATGGCGACGGCGGCAACACCGGACACGAcggatgaggtggtggtgtcctcacctgggggtgggggtggtgatggggtggaTATACTGGCTGATTTGACGAGGTtgcagagggaggtggatgagttgAGGGCTGGGTTGGCTAATGGGGGGTCGAAGTGA